A window of Plodia interpunctella isolate USDA-ARS_2022_Savannah chromosome 3, ilPloInte3.2, whole genome shotgun sequence genomic DNA:
atatgcaaaataaaagCGGGCCATTCTCTATCTAAAAGAAAACCAGTGACGAAAGAGAAAAACAAAGAGAATgccaaagaaataaaacatagaagTCTAGACAAAACTACCCTGCGTAAGTAAGTCGTGCATGCATGCTCTAAACTAACAAACAGCATTCAACTCAACTATAACATGATTAAAAATGAACGTTTCAGTTCAGCTACCAGAACAGCAATGGAATCAAAATGGATTGACgcaagaaaatagaaaaaggaaaattaaaaatcgcgTGCAAAGGTCTTGCCAGATATTATAGCTTCATTATTGcttgtatcaaaataataaactacacAACACTATTTATAGATGCCACtactgtatttttgtaatattaagtattataataatatgttgtgTAATTAGACAGTGATCTCATGTTACTTTGTTATTATCTTCAATAAACTAATATactatgcaataaaaaaccgTATTTTAAGACTATTTAgacttttatttcaaacataacaaattatttttcacacaGTTACCAAAGGATCTCTATCACATTTACTTACGAATACTTGAACTTTATTGTTAAGCCTGCTTTGAAGATTGGACGAAAATATCTTTAGAAATCCTCTCTCAGAATCCGAGTGGTTGGTCAGGATCACAGAAACACCTTTTTGAGCAGCGTCGAGTACATCATGATGCAGCATTTCACCTgaaatataaagttaattaattaattttgttgatatCAAACACGTATAGAATTTACCGTTCACAGATGTTCTAAgacttcatcatcatcaaatgGTTTCGATAGTCACATTGCTGTTAATTTGAGTCTCTGGATTACTTTAAGTTGGATTATATTCTCACCTGTAAGGTACAAGTCAGCTGAGACACCTTTCAGCACAGAGCTTCCAGAACCAGCACAAAGCGCTACACTGTGCACTTTATCGTCCATAGTTTTTCCCTTGCCAATAGCAAATCTGACATACTGCAACCCGGTTAGCTGTTTCACCTTTGCAATTGAATCGGTCAGTGATATAGCAGACTTCATATTTAACAACCTGAAATTTCGTTTTTAGTAACTGTTTAACCATCTTTGTCCTAGgcatatttaatgttatgCTTGTGGAAAAGTTCAAACCTAAACGTATTTTGATGTTGACCTTTGTAAATCAGGATATTGATATCAATATTATCAATAGTACAATATCTGGCAATATGTAGGTGTATGGTTTGAAATAGTATCTTTATACAATAATCTTTTAAGTGATAGGTGCCACAATGGTAAGATTTACGAATAGATAACTTACCTTCCAGCACCAACATTAGGTTTCGAACCACACAAAATTGGTTTGGTTTCGCCGGTTTGAAACGCCGAAGCGAGCCAGTCGTTGACGCCGCCCGCGACGCTGTCCCAGCTGGTGTGAGGCGAGTACAAGGCAATACGATTTTCAAGGAGAAACGATACGATACGCTCTTTCCAAGACCTAGCAACAAAACATACAGGTGTGACAGTGCACCACGTGACAGACCCCTTTGTAGATAGTTTcaataaagatgaaaaaaaagcAACAAACCAAATAGGTTGGTTTTACCTTACAGAATTATCCCAGTTAATTTTTTGgtacaaaaatgaaaagttttatttcaaaatatttttacgaaaatagTTACTTACTTTTGAATCACCGATTTCAAAGGAGCGAAAATAGGAGGATGGTAAGAAATTATCATTTCACATCCTTGATCCTTAGCTTCCAAAGCTACATCTTCAGTTAAGTCATTTGTAAGTAATAACTTGGTAACATTCCTGAAAGACACATTAAACCATTTtatatgcatttatttttaaagcactaattgaaaaaaataaactaaaataaaaatatttcctaatTACCTAGGAGAATGTGGCTCTACTAATAAGCCAGTATTGTCCCAGCTCTCGGAAAGTTCTTGTGGAGCAAAATCTTCCAGCACAGTGATAACATTATTCAACGGTAACCCAATATTATCTCCAGCCATTGTCATATAAGTAGTGAACAGTTTATAAGCAGCACTCAAGGGAATGTTTCTTTTCAAAAGATGTTTTACTGTTAGAGTAAACATCAGTTTCAAGCTGCAATAAATGATAGGATACAACATCATatgaaaagtttatatattactttatgtatatttattatttattccattgTAAATCACATTGTTTTAACacaaatttcaattcaatttctaaatcaaattatattaataaatcaaacaaaatcttttgaaaatatatttattgtaaacaataattttgattcccATCAACTATatatactacttatatatacaaataacagATAAAAGAAAACCCAATACtagttttacaaattattctaTAAACTGCCATATTCTAATTTCTCCATCATCACTACATGACAGTAATTCTTGATTGCCATTTGGATTCCAAGTGACACAGTTTACATCTTGGGCATGAGCATTCAATTTGCTACAAATGAGCTCAAATATTGGTGCATTAGGATCAGACTCCTCAGATTCTTTGAAAACTCGAATTATGTCATCACCACATGCTGTGACCAGCAAGCCAGTTTTGTGGCACCATGCTATATCATAGACACTTCTAGAGTGATATCCTGATAAAGTACAAACACATTTCCAGATTGATTCTTTATCAGTCACTATAACACCTTCTTGATTATCTGGTTTATATTCCTTCCAAATTTTAACAGTTTTGTCATCACTACAAGTAGCGAGCCTCTCTCCTGTTTTATCAAAGGCCAAGCTCCATACAGTGGAGTCATGTGATTGAAGTGTAGCAATACATGTCCAATCATTATCTACTGGATCCTCTTTATAAAGTTTGACAGTGTTGTCATAGGAGGCTGAAGCCAATATGTCTAGACAGGGATGCCAAACAACCTAcaaaagaattatattttaatctttatacATTGAtgatttactttaaatgtaggtattatgtAACATTATACAAACTTTCTTGACATCTTGATTGTGTGCATTTAGAACAGATTCACATTCATATTCATCTTCACCAGCCACCTCCCACACCCACACTGACTTATCTCTGCCACATGTCGACAGCAGCTGACCAGACGGAGACCACGAAACACTTTTAACTTCATTCTCATGTCCTTCTAAAGTGGCATTGCACTCAAACTGACctgtttatcaaaatattctgTTATAAATCATATTAGCACTTGCACCTAACTTGTTcactcatttaaaataaatacacaccaCTTTTCTTATCCCAAATAGCAGTAGTCGCATCAAAGCTGGCTGAAGCCAAAAAATTCCCACAAGGTGACCAAGCTACTTGTCTGATTGTGCGTTGATGTCCATCTACTAGAACTGTCTTAGTCTTCCATTCAGCTCCTTCTTTGCTccacaattttattgttttgtcttCGCCACAGGATGCAAATATTTTACCCTGCGGGTGCCAAGCTACATTCCAGACAATGCCCTTGTGGCCATTTAATGATTGGAGTAGTTCCAGTCTCGccattttttctgttttaaatAGATGTTCATAaaagtaatgaatattatttgataactGCACTTtaggtttttgtttttatcaaatagATATAGCAGTGGTGTGGTGATTGaagatgtaaatataataagtaatacaaGAGAAAAGTATGCCACACAAATAGGTATTTGAAATGtagtcaataaatttaaaatacctaaaacCTACCTGTAAAATATAGGCATATAAAGTCAcacaattcaattttatgagcaaaaccatatttaaaaaataaaaaggtgaGGAGTATCATCCTATCCTACGTCCATACAAACAAACGTctggatgaaatttggtatatataCGGACTACTGACACATTAAAGCCACAGTAACATGTACTTTTTAGACAacatgaaattatttacaatgcaGTACCTATTACATACCTGATGTACTATGTGAAATAATACAGACGGCTAGCGGCGTTATACACAGCGTAGTAGGCACACCAAAATAGTGATACTATTTAAGGCTTCTTTActcaaatataaacaaatgctttaatttttttatgcatgcatgcatgtaaatcttttaggtattttaaaacgccttcgtatttttttcacaacgTTTCATGTCATGCATGATCACtgcaaaagtttttttaatttcatgaaattatacaatgaaattatatgacatttggtaaaaaaatgacaatgacAACTGACCAGATAAAGGCCTACAGCCTACAACCAAAGAACTTGCAGGTACTAGGTATCCAGAATTCAGATATAATGTTCAATCTTATAGGGAGTATTATTGCatatttatcccgccagagtacagcactgcatattaggtacacaaaagctttgccgccttttgctatgtcgattaaaacgtttattttagagtactttattaatcctttcattttgttagcattcgtttgtgaaaatatccCGAATATGCTATATTCGGGTTttgaaatattgggaaaaatagttttccataagataaaaaacttcgaaaactatagAATACGCCACACACTATACAATTTTCGAGACAGTAAAcagtcgaaaagaagctcggaacacttcacccGTGAAGACTTAtcaaaatatggacttcatacaggtaagatcttcagtcaaaatcaagtttatgcagaacataacctaaaatagtgttattattttttggataatccactaaattcttcctttttcctttaaactcgcaccatgATTACGtcgaaggtatttttggtcgtaaatctgcaacaatactGAAAATTGGCCCTTTTTGCctcattggcaatgtttgtgtaccttagttgtaccagtagcgccatctgtgctgagctttgcgtaatatgccctatatACTCCTAATTCCATGGTGCGTAtcttaagaaaaaaagaatgtCAATGTCTTTTTAATGTCAAGCAACACCTACCACCTACTTAACCTATAATGacgaaataaatacctaccaaGGCACTTTTAagatatctataataataatttgagtagagtgaatattgttttgttgtttttcaGTTTCATCTTTTGTAAGTTTGGGCATATAGTTTTGAAATGGAAAATAGCAACAAAATTGTGCCTCCACATCTTAACGCCGAGGTTTATAGATCTGATACTACCGGCACGAGTACAATGTCGTATTTCGATCATATTTCCATTAATGAAGGTAAgcaatatgataaatattgtaaGATATGCaacctttattaaatttattatgttgtgtCAATCAAGGTGCACTCGCTGCTGTACCTGCTGCTGTAAggaataatgtaaataataaaaaatcacattttgttGTCAAGTACAATGGAACTTATAATAACAAGACGAGTAAAAAAGGGGAGCTACAAAGGAATACATTAAtagtaaatgttatttttactctTTGCACTAAGTGTAAACCTAAGCTTACCTCCAAAGATATTGTGAAATGCTAAGTACCCTGTACAATTTTTCAATGTCTGCTTGGGTGTTGCTACTACTAATGaagtgatatatattttccatggTTGAATActgtaattacattaatttacatgTAGAATATGTAGTATTACTGTAGGTTCTTTGTAACaagataattttcattttaacagAGAATAGAGTGCTCATTGGGTGCTCAGAGTTAACCGGTCGATATTGGAATGGTGGAGCAATCATACACACATCAGTTTCTGAAGGAAAAAATCCTCAAAATATACCTAAGAAGAACATTCACTTGTCTAGTGGAACAGCTGATGGATGTTTTTTAGGCAAATTGGATAAGgtacatatgtatttttatataaaaaataacttcattgcacagaataagaaaaattatgtattatgatAGATTTAATACCATAGGGCATTCTGTATCAGTTAACCATTAGTCCTAAATATAGAGATAGTAAGATATTAACTTTATATCAccatacaatttttgtttttgttttgttgtgtttttaaagcaatgaaataataaaaaacttaaattattttcattaatattacagCTCCTTTTATGTCAAGACAATGGTTCAGTTAGTATTTGGTCATCATCATGTGATGAAGTATGGAAAATGTGGAGTGAAGATGTGTCGGTAGCTGAACATGATGATGCTGTGTTGGCTGTGGACTGCCTCACTCCGGAAACTGAATATGTTACAGCTGGTGCAGATGGAAATATCAAAGTaatttatacacctaaaccttcctcagtaatcactatatctataaaaaaatcaaattccgttgcatagttttaaaggtctaagcatacataggaacATGTAGACAGCAGGAAGTGActttgatcaaaatcaaatcatttattcagaaattaggccttcacaggcactttttcgtgtcatattctaaattaaatgatatttaccaaagctacaaactactacttgttttatattatgtagtgatgatttatgtacattcaaaaagttctatacaaaaattttgtgaTGTGTAAAAGTTTATTCCAATCTTATACTATCCGCTAATTGATCAATGTCATTATTTCTTTCTACATTGAAAATAGGATGAAATTACATGTTGATCTAAATGAAAGATGTAGATGGCTATAAGTTCACCGTTCCACCAAGGATTTTGTAttgattgaataatttatgtaacataAGTTTATCcgatctaatattataaatgcaaaagtaagtttgtttctttgttatctcttcccacattatctactggacctattgttatgtaatttggtacacaggtagaaaaagacctggaataacacatagggtactttttattccgaaattcccatgggagcgaagccccggggcgcagctagtttctAATAACCTGTTTCACAATATGGTAAATCCTagagtataattaattttgtaacctTGTTTAAATTGtggttttttacataaattatcttACAGTTTATGTTGTGTGTTCTAGGTTTGGGATGTAAATGAGATGATCTGTACCCATAACTACATTGCTGCTCACAGTATGTCAATATGCGGTGTAGCAGTTCTACCAAACTCAAAGAGCTTTGTAACAGGCTCCTTGGATGAATACATAAGTTTGTGGGATGAAGTTGTTGATAAACCTATTGTAGGTCAGTATGTTTTTTTGGTACCTTTTGTGATATTACCAGCggtctgtcccggcttcgctcaagtaaaaccataataaatcatacaaaacCACGTCCAGTAGTTTTCTAGTTtgtcgcgttcatacagagcGATGagacataaattatacacctaaaccttcctcaggaatcccattttttattggtgaaaaccgcatgaaaatcatCACAGTCATTTTTGTGTTTGCAATAAACAGAAACAACTTTTGCTAAGTcattaatcattattaaaaataatagtggtcctaataaattaaaatatgtaaagataatatttcaattcaagcttttattgctgaatatacttaatacggttgtaaaattaacaCATAAGTTTATGTATGGATTCTCTTCAGTCCAAAGTCCTCTTTGGAACtatgtgaaaatttcaacttttacCTTAATATACATTAAGgtaaaagttgaaattttcacagaaaGTGTTTTCTCTTCTCTTCCTGTCTTCCAAAAGATTAGCCCATTAactttcataattaaaatgtttctttcaaattaaaatgcaGCTAAACAGTGAAGCATTGTCTGTGCATGAtttgtcataaataatttgtttatgcCTTTGCAGATTTAGTGAAGAATGATTGTGGTGTCCGATGTGTGCAGTGGATCAatgagaataaattaatatttggtGATGAATCTGGAGTGCTAAGTTTAGTGGATGCTAGGAATCCAAAGTCAATAATAAGACTAAAAGAGTTTCCAGCTGCAGTGCACAGAATAGCCATTAATAGAAAGtatgtgttatttataatctatacaatatccatcctactaatattataaatgcgaaagtttgttaggatgtatatatgtatgtttgttactctttcacgaaaaattactggaccgattgtttaggaaatttggtacatggttataatctggaataacacataggatactttttatcccgaagttaacacgggagcgaagccccggggcgcagctagtagatAATATGAAGGATATCATATTGGGAATTAGGTCCAATTCtcttctcttttttttttctaattgaatgtattatttcatttatggCTATCAATTCAGATGTATCAGACAGACTTTATTCAAGCTGCCGAAAGGTATCTGATGATATTGAAATTTACGCCTAGTGCCATCTGGCGACAGTAGTCGGGTACACACTGATCAATCTGCtagtgtacaggtttccttacgatattttcctttactGAAAATTATGGTTTTTGAAAACCATTGctatttttatgacaatatTTCCACGGGTTTCGAGTTAcctatgttattattataattttactttcagCTCTGACAAAGTAGCTGTATGctgtgataataaaatagtttcgGTTTGTGCAATCAACGCAGACGACTCTGCCGAAGTTATATATTACGATAGACACACACACGGCAACATAGTGCGCGGACTGGCGTGGGATGGCAGGGAAGATCTTGTGTTGCACACAGTCGGTTGGGATGGGGAGATGAAATCACACGATATTGTTACCaactaaagtttatttttaaatatatccttCAATTTCacctatttgtaaattattttatttcattttagttCATTTTTCCTCACTTCATAATTGGAatggtaggtatatataatgcATACTTACAATATTCATATCTGTTTGTGACGATAAATCAATTTGATTTCCAGAACTCCATAACAAACTATATGAACGAAACAGAGTAGCCGATTAGAAGactgttaataataataaataaataaacacttcTATGTGGGCCTGTAAAGTATAATCCGAATCATTTAGTATGTAGTTGGCTCTCAACTTACCTGTGAGCACTTAGAATACCTTTCGATTTTTTTTGGATTATATACTTACTGTAGCGGATTCATAGTGGggttttttctaaataaaaaatcgaaataagATGCTcaagtattaattattatgcgGGGTTATTGAATGAACAtcatgtaggtatattagtCTGTTTAGTGGTAGTTGCGGGGGGTGGTCAATGCGCGGAGGGGGAGGGCGCGCGGCGCTCGGGGGAGGCGCCCGGGGAGGAGCCGCGCCGGCCGCCCGCGCCCGGGCTCAGCCGCACCATCGTGTCCAGGTGACGGAATCTGGGTAcaatattatcttatttacACTTTGATGAGATTCATACTTGTTCTATGCCGGGAGCGTCTACAGTGTAGATCACTCAGCCATAGACTTAGCTATAGTAaggtaagtaagtaatttttgtattacatgCAATgctgaaaataaagaatttcatttcgatataatagatattatgACTCTTATAGCATGCTCACCTTAGCGGCAAATCGTTCGCGTCGTTATCAACGCTCTGGAAGAATAACGCCAGCGGCCAGCTGATCCAAGACGATTGTTTCCTAAAGAAAGGGGAAGCAAGTTATATTCAATTGCAATCGGTCTTTCTCTTGCCTTTTTAGGACTTGattgaataaatacaaacatgcACATCATCTACGGGAAATTTCgcggtttaaaaaatactaacggTGTTGGAGGCTGCACTATATCACTTTCAGGCGTATCTGGTGTAGTGGGGCCCGCCGCAGGGGGCGGAGATACCGGTGTAGTGGGTGCAGGGGGAGGTGTTTTGTTGATGGCCGGGTTGTAGATCTTGGGATCACTGACCATGCGTACGAAGAAGGAACGCTTGTGGGCCAGCGCAGCACGGTTCCTGCGTGCGCGTTCCACGTTCAAAtcctggaaatatttttttattaaatttatggtTCTATTGATGTCTTCACTCCGCGGTGCCAAAAATCTGaaactctctctcatctgagcgcaGTCCCGGTTACTTTCCCAGCTGTTGAGCGTCGGgtctgctttcctactttttcatctGCACTTCGCACGGTTGTCGGTATTCCTAATTGTCAGACCAAAATCCCAAAATctaaaatgttgttatttgATTGCTAATGATTCTAGAATGTTgttattaattgataaataatggTCATAAATATGAGGTTTTAAATCTTACTCGTTCCTTGTCTGGACCTTCTAGAAGTTCTGTAGCGAAGTCCGTTATGACGTCCCAAGCCACTTCTGAAAGAATGGATGAACGTGTACTTAGTAGTagaaaaacttattaattcGTACACTATGtggatttttttgttattatccACGCTATATATGCGGTAACCGCTGCTGCAAAGTGTAGATATGTACATCGATGCCAGAACTATAATGTCACGGGACAAAATTAAgctcttataatattattgcttTTTTAGCTCTTGGAATATATTAAGCTCTGAAAAAAAAGCACGAGTCCCGACTTGCTAAATGCATGTCAGACTCCTGTTTTAAGGGCGGATAATCTTGAAAGggttaaatacattttctggCGTCATAGTTAAACACTAATCGTCCTCACCGATGTCTTCCCGCGTGGAGTGCTGATGCACCACGCAGAACCGGATGACGAACCGGTCCCGCACCGACGCCGGCACCATATGTATCTTGCCAGACGCGTTGATGTTCGTCAGCAGCTTCCTGTTCAGCTCGTCGATTTGTTGGTCCGTCTCGTCTGGACCTCCGACGAGCCGGAAACATACCAAACCCACCTGCAATATAccattttgtcaaaatatttcattcatttctaaTAGTTAGGTAATTCTGATAAAACATGTGTTTACCTTTACTTGATTGCAAACTTCAAACCTATCATCTTTTCGGACCAACTTTTCAAAATACTTCGCTAGCTCGCAATGCCGTcggacatatttttgtaaaccgCTGATGCCGTAACTTCTTAACATAAACCACAATTTTAGTGATCTAAAGCGACGGCTTAAGGATACTCCCCAATGCCTGTAGTCTATTGCTGTGTGGTCGTAACAGTGCTGGAGGTACAGAGGGTCTACCACCAAAGCTGATGTCAGGAGGTAGCGGTTCGTCACCCACAAGAGTGAGCAGTCGAAAGCGGTCAACATTAGTTTGTTGGGATTGGTGGCGAAGGAATCAGCGTGCTCTATTCCCGCCAAGTGGTACTTATGTTCGGGGCAAAGAAAGGCGCTCCCAGCATAAGCCGCGTCCACATGGAGCCACACCGAAGGGAACTTCCTTACGACGGGCCCTATTTCGGCCAGGTTATCAAATGAACAGCACGACGTGGTGCCCAAAGTGATAGCAACGAAAAATGGCACAAGTCCAGCTTCTTCGTCTTCTTCCATTGCCTGAAACAAACCGAAGGTTtgttaatgtaaaaatgtgtttactGTATACGACGTGTTAATTTGTCGATGCTTTCAAGAAAGCCATCGGACGCTCATTAATTTGCACTCAAAcaagtacataaattatgaGTGTACCTACTACTACTATAACACCACAATTAATCGAGAAATGAGGCTTAATCGAAATGAGTTGAACATTCTATTATAGAGACGCCGCAATTAAACAACTTCATAAGGGGGTCGTATtgcgaaatttcaatatttgcgGTATAGAAAGTGGCGCACAATGCCGCTCCATTACCGCCCGGCTCGCCACGTATTTCCGGCATGCAAGGGCGCGTCATTAAACGCGGGATGGCGCCGACCTAGCTCTCTCTCGGCCATGCTACAAAACACCCACAGTATAGAAATACAGACGTTGCAAACTGGGCCATCGGATAGCGAATTCTTCAGATAGTTCCTTTAGCTTTTAAGTGCGTCTTTTGGGCCAAGTTTATAGTTAAGTTAAGTTGCACAAGAGCGATAAGAAGAATATCAatggaatattaaataaaaatgcgtTATGATTTTTAGGTACTTTCAACTTTGGAAAAGCGAAATAACCGTGCGTCCATTATTTGTAGTTTTCTGCAATGTCGTTATTTTATGACTCTGCTATAGTGTCGCGAAACACAGCCTCCGCCAATCGCCGTAGCGCCTTATTACATCTcctagttaaattaaatagtttgtattcgtgctatgaataaaaatgaaatatatgtatatatatatttcattttacccCAGCAATACCCCATTGCAATTTTTCAAGTTACCCCTTGCtcgaatatatattaattttcgatTAATCTTGTAAAGTGATAAGTACTTACCCAAAGACTTTATGACGGCAACatcgaaaattaatataatataggtagtCGAATGCTATGAGAGTCGATATTATCGATACTTACTTCTTTTAACGTATCGCCCCTTAGCGAGCCATGTTCATCAGGCTGTAGGATCCTTAATTTGACGAAGCTTATCATGGCTGCTTTTTCCACGCTCGAATGCGCCTCTTTGGAGCAATATGCAATCAGTTTGGAGAGCAAAAGGCCCTCGTCCACTGTGGGGAATTGGTGCTTCAGCCTCTTGATTCCGTTTGCTCGGGCCGCCAGCATTGAAACCAATACACATTCGCTCGCTGACCcctaaaaattacttttacataCATCTATGTCaaatcatattattacatactaaactaatttaattaatactcATATGATATGTCATTATAACATTTGATGTAGTGAACGGACAATCTTCGATAATACATACCtctattacaccaccaccttTACTCCCCTCTTCCAAAGCTAAAAATGCAGGAGGTAATCCTATCGCTTTACCTATGagacaatagaaaaaaatatataaaacaaatggtTTCTACATATTAATGAATGTTAATTCACAACTGCTTACATACATCACATACCATATTGAaatcttttaatataatagttttaattgacGACGCTGGAACGAGAGTTAATTAAGTGAAGTTTTTACCAAAAATGAGGTTATCGCATATAGGAAAAAGAAAAGCCATATCAATCTAATTTCTTCCTAAAAGCCAAAATATCTATATGTGCAATTAAGTATCAAATGGCTATCCTAACATGCATAATCTTTAGATTCAAGCTTGTCATTTCCTGGGGATTTCGGAAAGACAATCTTTCATGAGGATACatactttatatttgtaatttttgttataaatttaaatactttaatactatttttctaaataaactagcttttgcccgcggcttcgcccgcgtgaatttcatagcaaaatctcagtaatttttttatcgagtaCTCAGTAAaactcatctttagttcaatttccagtTTCCGGCTGCATGTCttgtcccgcaaacttgttcaatcccgcttcctgctatgtaatgtagatatcccgtactgtttcctacatattgtgacatcatgtttttcgcaatgtgtcccgtcccgtttcccactacgtgtctccttcccatttcccgctccgactCCAACTCCCGCTTTCTACAACGCGTGCcatcccattttccatgacgttttacgtcccagaattttaataaccataaacgtaaattaaacattttttgtatttacttatattatttatttgtatttatttactacaaaaagtgtCAGTAAGAATtatcagctttttatcttgaaaatgttattaagtcccatacaatctttcacgccccttttgaaggttgactgtaaattatcaa
This region includes:
- the Ciao1 gene encoding NIF3-like protein 1 isoform X2, which encodes MFTLTVKHLLKRNIPLSAAYKLFTTYMTMAGDNIGLPLNNVITVLEDFAPQELSESWDNTGLLVEPHSPRNVTKLLLTNDLTEDVALEAKDQGCEMIISYHPPIFAPLKSVIQKSWKERIVSFLLENRIALYSPHTSWDSVAGGVNDWLASAFQTGETKPILCGSKPNVGAGRLLNMKSAISLTDSIAKVKQLTGLQYVRFAIGKGKTMDDKVHSVALCAGSGSSVLKGVSADLYLTGEMLHHDVLDAAQKGVSVILTNHSDSERGFLKIFSSNLQSRLNNKVQVFVSKCDRDPLVTV
- the Ciao1 gene encoding probable cytosolic iron-sulfur protein assembly protein Ciao1 isoform X1, translating into MARLELLQSLNGHKGIVWNVAWHPQGKIFASCGEDKTIKLWSKEGAEWKTKTVLVDGHQRTIRQVAWSPCGNFLASASFDATTAIWDKKSGQFECNATLEGHENEVKSVSWSPSGQLLSTCGRDKSVWVWEVAGEDEYECESVLNAHNQDVKKVVWHPCLDILASASYDNTVKLYKEDPVDNDWTCIATLQSHDSTVWSLAFDKTGERLATCSDDKTVKIWKEYKPDNQEGVIVTDKESIWKCVCTLSGYHSRSVYDIAWCHKTGLLVTACGDDIIRVFKESEESDPNAPIFELICSKLNAHAQDVNCVTWNPNGNQELLSCSDDGEIRIWQFIE
- the LOC128683735 gene encoding methylosome protein WDR77-like, with the translated sequence MENSNKIVPPHLNAEVYRSDTTGTSTMSYFDHISINEENRVLIGCSELTGRYWNGGAIIHTSVSEGKNPQNIPKKNIHLSSGTADGCFLGKLDKLLLCQDNGSVSIWSSSCDEVWKMWSEDVSVAEHDDAVLAVDCLTPETEYVTAGADGNIKVWDVNEMICTHNYIAAHSMSICGVAVLPNSKSFVTGSLDEYISLWDEVVDKPIVDLVKNDCGVRCVQWINENKLIFGDESGVLSLVDARNPKSIIRLKEFPAAVHRIAINRNSDKVAVCCDNKIVSVCAINADDSAEVIYYDRHTHGNIVRGLAWDGREDLVLHTVGWDGEMKSHDIVTN
- the Tdc2 gene encoding tyrosine decarboxylase, which translates into the protein MDVEEFRVRGKEMVDYICTYMTTLRTRRVTPSVEPGYLRAALPSEAPFHPENWEDVMNDVESKIMPGVTHWQHPRFHAYFPAGNGYPSILGDMLSAGIGCIGFSWAASPACTELEIIMLDWMGKAIGLPPAFLALEEGSKGGGVIEGSASECVLVSMLAARANGIKRLKHQFPTVDEGLLLSKLIAYCSKEAHSSVEKAAMISFVKLRILQPDEHGSLRGDTLKEAMEEDEEAGLVPFFVAITLGTTSCCSFDNLAEIGPVVRKFPSVWLHVDAAYAGSAFLCPEHKYHLAGIEHADSFATNPNKLMLTAFDCSLLWVTNRYLLTSALVVDPLYLQHCYDHTAIDYRHWGVSLSRRFRSLKLWFMLRSYGISGLQKYVRRHCELAKYFEKLVRKDDRFEVCNQVKVGLVCFRLVGGPDETDQQIDELNRKLLTNINASGKIHMVPASVRDRFVIRFCVVHQHSTREDIEVAWDVITDFATELLEGPDKERDLNVERARRNRAALAHKRSFFVRMVSDPKIYNPAINKTPPPAPTTPVSPPPAAGPTTPDTPESDIVQPPTPKQSSWISWPLALFFQSVDNDANDLPLRFRHLDTMVRLSPGAGGRRGSSPGASPERRAPSPSAH